From Rhodovibrio salinarum DSM 9154:
CCGGCAGCGCCTCGCGCCGAACCGCGGGAATCTCCTCGTCACACTCGACGCAATAGAGTTCCCCGGGCCCGTCAGGCAACTGCGCCCGCGCGCTCGTCACCGCATCGGCGATGCTGTCGTCGATCTGATCCTGCACCGCCCCATCGCGGGTCCAGCCACCAGCCATACTCTTCGCCCGATCTTCGTTGCACTCTGTAATAAGTATGGAGCGATGCACGGCGTGTTCCAAGGGTGGGTGGGTGTTGCCACGGCAACGAGTCCGGGTTAACGGGCGGCAGAGGTGAGGATCTTCTGGAGGTAGTCGGTATTCCAGCCGGCGATTTTCCGGGCGGTTTTCAGGGAGTTTTTGTCTTTGCCGCGTCGCAGGATGTTGAAGGCGAAGCGCCTGACCAGCGCCATGTTCTTGGCGCCGTGCCCGCGGCGCAGGCGCGAGAGGTCCTCCTTGAAGGTCACGTCGAGCACCCAGTGCAGACTCTCGATCCCCCAGTGGCCGCGGATCGCCTGGGCGGCGCGCTCGGGGGTGAGTTTGGCAGAGGAGAGGTAGTACCGGATCTGCTCGCTGACGTGGCCGGCCTTCTCGCTGCGAGTGGTCGTCTGGATCAGGCAGGCCAGGCCGGGAAACCGCGGTTCGCCGGGATAGCGCCGGTTGCCGCCGAGCCACGCGATATCATGGCAGACCCGGTAGGTCCGGGTTTCCAGCCGGCCATGGTCCTTGTCGACGACCTCCAGACTGGGCAGCCCGGCGCTGGCGGGGTCGGTGAAGAAGAGGTCGGCCTCCGCGTGTAGGCTGGGCTGGTTGGCCTTGAGCGCGACGACGTAATCCGCTCCGGCCTCCTGGATCGCGGCGGCGACCGCGGGCGTGGCGCCGATCGCGTCCACAGTGACCAAAGCGCCGTTGACCGGCAGGCGCCCCAAAATGGCGCGGATCGCTGCGGTCTCGTTGGCTTTGTCCGGCACGGCTTCCTGCGCCAGGACGAGGCGCTCGTTGGACGCCCAGGCGGAGACCAGATGAAGCGCCGCCTGGGCGGCATTGGTATCGTGGCTGCGCCGCAACGTCTTGCCGTCGAGCGCGACGACCTCGGGGCCATCTGGCCGCAAGTCGGCCACCCAGGCCATGAACGCCGCCTCGAACAGCGCGGGATCGATCCGGTTCATCACAGTTCGCAGCCAGTCCTCCTTGGGCACGCCGAAGTAGAACTCTCCGTGTTGGCGCAGGAACGCCACGTGGCTGTCGCCCCAAGCCACGATCTCGTCGTAGTCATCGCATCCAGCGATGGTGGCGCTGGTCACCAGGAACAACAGCTCCGACAGCTGGAAGCGAACCCGCCACGGATCGCGGGGATCCTCGACCCGGCTGAAGTGCTGCAACAAGAGGCGCAGACTATCGCNGGGCGGCGCCTGATCCATCCGCAGGTCTCCTTTCGAACCGGGGAAACCTGTTTGAATCAAACCGCTCCGCGTCGGCACCAGCGAAATCCGTACCTCACCGCGTTAACCTGAGCAGGTTGCCGTGTGGGTGTTGCCGAGCGGAGGCTGGATGAGGGCGCTGAGGGTCAAAACGAAAATTGTCAGATCCAGAACAACTGCCGGAGCCCGATCCCCCCCTTTACGCGCGCACGGCACTTCTGAAGGCAGCTAACAGCGCTAAAAGGGCCTCCCGTGGCTTGCCATCCGTGAGGCGGTTCGGAAAACAACGATGCTGTCGCAGACGGGGCGCGTCGCGGGGATGTCGGCCTCATACCATCGGCATCGCCGCTTCCGGGCGGCGGGCCAGCAGGTCGGCGATGATGGTGAGGCCCTGTTCCAGCTGCGCGCGCTCGGGGACGGCGGACAGACACAGGCGCACCGCGCCCGGGTCGGTGCCGTCGGCGCGGAAGGCGGTACCGGAGGTTACTGCAACACCGTGGGCGCGGGCTTCCGCGGTGAAGCTGCTGGCACGCCAGCCTTCGGGCAGTTGCAGCCAGGCATGGAAGGAGGAGTCGGCGCCGGCCGGCTCCTGGAGCGGTAGCAGGCGGCGGGCGATGCGTTGGCGCGCCGCTGCTTCCTCCCGCTGGGCGCGCGCAGCGGCTTGTGCCTGGCCGCTGTCGATCAGCTTCATCGCGATTTCCAGCAGCAGGGCCGAAACCATCAGCGTATCCGCGGCGACCGCCTGTGCAATCCGGGGGACCAGGGACGCCGGTGCCTTGATGAAGCCGATGCGCAGGCTGGGGGCGACGCATTTCGACAGGCTGGTGACGTAGACCGCCCGCTCGGGATCGCGTGCGGCGAGCGGGGCAGGCGGGGTCTCCGCCAGGAAGCCGTAGATGTCGTCCTCCACCAGCATCAGGTTCTCCGCCCGGGCCGTCTCGATCAGGGCGTCGCGCCGGGCGTCCGGCATGGTGATGTTGGATGGGTTGTGCAGGGTCGGCACGAGGTAGGCCGTACGCGCGCCACTGCGTCGGGCGGCTTCGGCCAGGGCGTCCGGGCGCATGCCCTCGGCGTCGCTTGCCACCGTGATCAATCGGATGCCGTGCTGCCGGGCGATGTAATGGACGCCGGGCCAGGTCAGTTCTTCCACCAGCAATGCGTCGCCTGGCCGGTCGAGGGCATGCAGTACGGCCGTCAAGCCGCCCTGCGTGCCGTGCACGGGGACAATATCGTCCGCCTGCGCCGGCAGGCCGAACTGCGCGATCCAGCGCGCCCCGGCCGCCCGGTGCTCCGGCCTGCCGACCGATGGCTGGTAGCCGGCGAGGGCGGTCAGGCGGCCAATGTCGCCATCGAGCCCGGCGAGCCCGGGCTGCAGGGCGCCGGCAAGGAAGGTGCGGGCGGGGTAGTTGACGCTGAGGTCGATCGGTCCCTGGGGTTCGACGTTCTCCGCCCCACAGTCCTCGAGCGACAGCGCGCTGTGCGGATCGTTTCGTGGCGGGCTTCCCGGGCGCATCCAGTCGGCCGTTGTGGCCTTGTGCGGCCGGACGAAGGTGCCGCGTCCGACCGTTGCTTCGACCAGTCCGCGGCGCTCCGCCTCGGTATAGGCACGCGTGACCGTACCGACCGTGACCTCCAGCGCTTGGGCTAACGCGCGGTGGGTCGGCAGACGCGTCCCTTCGGGCAGGCGCCCGGCGTCGATATCCGCCGCCAGCGCATCTGCAATCGCGCGGTAGCGCGCGCCGCTACGGGCCGTGAGATCAGGGGTCCAGCTCAAATGTTCGGTCATATTGTACCCGTACAATAAAGGCGTTGACGGAATTGTATGGGTAGTAGTAGCAACAATCAAGTCGTGATCGATGCACGCTGCGGAAATGTATCGATACAATTATCGCAGCCGAGAGGGCTGCTGGAGGACCGCATGACCGTTCCGTTCTATCAGGTCGACGCCTTTGCGCCCGCCCGTTTCCAGGGCAATCCAGCGGCCGTGATGGTGCTGGAAACTTGGCTCGGCGACGCCCATCTGCAGGCGATCGCGGCGGAGAACAATCTCGCGGAAACGGCGTTCCTCGTGCCCTCGGAGGGCCACGCGGCGGACTATGAACTGCGTTGGTTCACGCCAACGGTGGAGGTCGACCTGTGCGGACACGCCACGCTGGCGAGCGGCTTTGTCGTCCTGACCCATCTGGTGAGCGGTCGCGACACCGTGACCTTCAGCTCGCGCAGCGGCCTGCTATCGGTTCGCCGGACCGGCGATCTGTACACGCTCGATTTTCCGGTCAATCCACCGGAGCCGGCCAACGAACACCGCGCAGCGATGGCGGTCGCGCTCGGGAGCCGGCCGGAAACAGTGTTACGCGCCGGTGGGTTCTGGCTCGCGGTGTTCGACCACGAAGCCGCGGTCGCCGGGCTCGTGCCGGACATGGCGGCGACGGCTGCGCTCGGCGGGGTGGGGGTGATCGCGAGCGCCCCTGGAGAGTACGTCGATATCGTCTCCCGTTTTTTCGCGCCGCAATCCGGGATCGACGAGGACCCAGTCACCGGGTCGGCGCATACCGTACTGACCCCTTATTGGGCCGAGCGGCTCGACAAGGGCAACCTGCAGGCCCGGCAAATCTCCGCGCGCGGCGGGACGTTGAGTTGTCGACGGAATGGCGATCGGGTCGCGATCGGCGGTCGTTGTGAACTGGTGATCGCGGGGCACTTCCATGTCTAGGCCCGTCGAAATCCGCCGGGCTGTACAAGCGCCCGAGTACGAGGCCGCCCGGCGTCTGCTGCGCGAGTACGAGGCCGAGATCGGGGCCGATCTGTGCTTCCAGCACTTCGCGGCAGAACTGGCCGAGTTGCCGACGCGCTATGCCGGGCCGGCGGCTGGCCTGTGGCTCGCCTGGGGCGGAGCGTTGCCGCTCGGGTGTATTGCGCTGAGCCCGGCAGGGCCGGAAGCGCCGCAAACCGGCGAGTTGAAGCGGCTATATGTGCGCCCGGAGGCGCAGGGCACAGGTCTGGGGCGCGCGCTCAGCGAGACCGCGATCACGGCGGCCCGCACCGCTGGCTACGCGGATTTGCGGCTGGAGACGCTGGACCGGCTGGTTGCGGCGCGGCGGCTGTACGAGGCGTTGGGGTTCGCCGAAGTTGCCGATTTTACCATGGATGGCCGAGCGCCGGGCACACGCTTTCTTGCCCGCCGGTTATCCGCGGCTGACCACTCGGCGCGGAGCCCGCATAGCGTGCGCGCACAATTCGGATAGCGCGCAGGCGGCGATCCGCGTCTGACTCGATGTGCCTTCGAGGCCCGACGTGCCTTCAAGAAGTGTAACCGCGACGGGCCTTCCGCGCCGATGACCCGGCGGGGCTGGCCTCAGAGCCGGAGGAGAGATCCGATGTCGCGCAAAGCGTTGACGTTCACCGTGACGATCCCAATGCCCGCGATCGGCGACTTGGTGCCACTGGTCCGTGCCTTGCCGACGCGCATTTGGCGGGCGTTGCTGGTCTATCAGGAGCGTGCGAGTTCGCGTGCCGCCCTGCGCACCATGGACGACCGGCTGCGCCGGGACATGGGCATCTGCTACGAGGATGCTTTGCGCGAGGCTTACAAGCCGTTCTGGCGGCCGTGACGCGGGCTCTGGCCGTCAGCACTCAGGCGCGCTAGTGAGGGAGTAGCCACGCACCCGCGTGGCTGCTCCCATTCCGTATGTCTGAACAGAGTTTCTTTGCCATGAGTATCGAGCAGCCGCTGTACTTCGAGGATTTCACGGTCGGCCGCCGTTTTACGACGCGCGGCGTCACCCTGACAGAGGCCGACATTATCGACTTCGCGTTCAAGTATGACCCGCAACCCTTCCACATCGACAAGGTCGCGGCCGAGCAGTCGCCTTACGGCGGTCTGATCGCCAGCGGTTTCCACACCCTTTCGGTCTGCTTCCGCATGGCGATCCAGGCAGAGGTGTTCACCGCCTGCTCGATGGGGTCGCCCGGCTTGGACGAATTGCGCTGGCTACAGCCCGTGCGTCCGGGCGACACGTTGTGCACCGAGTTCGAGGTCGTCCATGCCGAACCCAGCCAGTCCCGTTCGTCGCGCGGGCGTGTGCGGATCGCCTATACCATGAAGAACCAGCGCGGCGAGACGGTGATGACCGTGACCGCGAATCAGATCCTGCGGACGCGCAAGGGGGCGGAAAGCGCCCAAGGCAGTACGGCATGACAGCTCGTATGACGGCTCGACGGGCGCGTGCTGAAGATGCCGAGTGGATGGCCGTCAGCGACCGTGATCCGGATGTCGCGCCCTGGGTCAGTGGGGACGACGCCACTGGACACCGCACCCGGATTGCCAGCGACAAAAGCCTGATCCTGGTTCTCGAGGACGGGTCCACACCGGTCGGCTACGCGCTGATCACCGATCTCGACGATCCACATGACAACCGGCAAATCCAGCGGCTGGTCGTGGCCAAGCGCGGGCAGGGGTATGGACGGATGTTGCTGGATGCTGCCGTCGGAGCCTGTTTCGGGCCGCTGGGGGCGCATCGTTGCTGGCTCGATGCCTTGTCCGACAACGCCCGGGCGCTTGCGCTCTATCGCGCTTACGGCTTCATCGAGGAAGGCACGCGGCGCGAGGGCTACATCAAGGACGGCCGTTACCGCGACCTGGTCGTGCTGTCCCTCTTGCCCGCCGACTGTCCGGCGACGGCCTGGCGTACGCTTACGCTCGACTGAAGCGGTTGCGCGTCGACTGCGCTACAGCGGCCAGACCCAGAGGATCATCGGCACCGAGACGAGCAGGATGATCGCGTCCAGCGGCAGGCCCATCCGCCAGTAGTCGCCGAACTTGTAGCCGCCCGGGCCCATCACCAGCAGGTTCGACTGGTGGCCGATCGGGGTCAGGTAGGTTGACGACGCAGCGATCGCCACCCCCATCAGGAAGGGGTCCACGCTTGCCCCCAGGCCCTGAGCCACCGTCACGCCGATCGGGCCCATCAGGACGGCGGTGGCGGCATTGTTCATGATGTCGGACAGCAGCATCGTCGTGATCATCAGCAGCGCCAGGATGCTCCAGTCCGGGATCGTTCCCGCCATCGACAGGATCGGATCGGCGATCACACCCGTGCCGCCGGTCGTCTCCAGCGCCTGGCCGACCGGGAGCATCGCGCCCAGCAGTACGATGATCGGCCATTCGACCGCTTCGTAGATCTCGCGCACCGACAACTCGCCCAGTAGCACTTGCACCAGCACCGCCAGCACGAAGGCGATGTGTGCCGGCAGCACGCCGAAGGCCACCAGCCCGATCGCGCCGGCGAAAACGATCGGCGCGCCCGGGCTCGCCTGCCGGCGGCCCAGCGGCAGTTCGCGTTCGGCCAGCGGCAGACAACCGAGCGCCTGGAAGGCTTCCGGCATCGACTCGCGCTCGCCCTGGAGCAGCAGCACGTCGCCGGCGACCAACCGCACGCTGCCCAGACGCTCGGTGATCGGCTGGCCCTGGCGGGCGACGCCCAGCAGGTTCAGCCCGTAGCGTGTATGCAGGCGCAGCGAGCGCGCGGTTCGACCTTCCAGGCGTGAGCCCGGGGTAACCACCGCCTCGACCATGCCGACGCGTTCCGAGCGGAGGTTCTCCGCCGACAGCTCGGCCTCGCCGACCATCACCATGCCGGCCTGCTTGACCACGCGTTCCAGGGCGTTGGTGTCGCCCTCGACCAGAAGGATATCGCCGGACTGCAGGCGCAAGTAGCCGGACGGGGCGAGCATCCGATCCTTGCGCCGGATCAGCGCGACGATCGCGATGTCGCCTTGCGCGGCCGTTTCCAGATCGACCAGCCGCCGGCCGACGTAGGGCGAGTCCTCCGGCAGGCGAACCTCGGTGATGTAATCCTCGACCTGGAACAGCGACTTGGTGCCTTCCGTCTGGCCCTGCCGTTCGGTCGGCAGCAGGCGCCAGCCGACCAGGCTGACGAACAGAATGCCGGCGACCGCGACGCCCAACCCCACCGGCGTGAAGTCGAACATGCCGAACGCGGTGCCCAGTTCCTGGCTCCGGTAGCTGGCGATGATGATGTTCGGCGGCGTGCCGATCAGCGTCACCAGCCCGCCCAACAGCGAGGCGAAGGACAACGGCATCAGGATCTGGCTGGCCGCCCGGCCGGCGCGGTGCGCGGACTGCAGGGCGACCGGCAGCACCAGCGCCATGGCACCTACGTTGTTCATGAACGCCGAGCAGGTCGAGGTCAGGCTGGACAGCGCCATGATGTGCGTGGTCGGGCGCGCGGTCGCCGGCCGCAGCACACGCGTTACCCATTCGATCAAGCCGGAGTTGTGCAGCGAGCGCGACAGCACCAGGACCGCCGCCACCGTGATCACGGCTGGATGGCCAAAGCCGTCGAACGCTTTGCCTTCAGGGACGATGCCGAGCAGCACCGAGGCCATCAAGGCGCCGACGGCGATCACGTCGTAACGCCAGCGTCCCCAGGCGAACAGTACGAGCGCGCCCAGCAGGATGGCGAACAGCATAAGCTGTTGGCTGGTCATGAAGGCGTTCCAGATTTGCTGGGAAAGGATGACGAGCCGAACGAAAGGGCTTGCACGAGCGCCTGCGGAACCGAGGTGAGTCGACGGCGACCATGGCAGTGGCCACGGTGCGCGATGGTAGCGCCCCAAGCCCGTTGGCCCAAGGGGGCGTTCGCGCCGGGCTGGCCCGTCATCTGTTCC
This genomic window contains:
- a CDS encoding PLP-dependent aminotransferase family protein codes for the protein MTEHLSWTPDLTARSGARYRAIADALAADIDAGRLPEGTRLPTHRALAQALEVTVGTVTRAYTEAERRGLVEATVGRGTFVRPHKATTADWMRPGSPPRNDPHSALSLEDCGAENVEPQGPIDLSVNYPARTFLAGALQPGLAGLDGDIGRLTALAGYQPSVGRPEHRAAGARWIAQFGLPAQADDIVPVHGTQGGLTAVLHALDRPGDALLVEELTWPGVHYIARQHGIRLITVASDAEGMRPDALAEAARRSGARTAYLVPTLHNPSNITMPDARRDALIETARAENLMLVEDDIYGFLAETPPAPLAARDPERAVYVTSLSKCVAPSLRIGFIKAPASLVPRIAQAVAADTLMVSALLLEIAMKLIDSGQAQAAARAQREEAAARQRIARRLLPLQEPAGADSSFHAWLQLPEGWRASSFTAEARAHGVAVTSGTAFRADGTDPGAVRLCLSAVPERAQLEQGLTIIADLLARRPEAAMPMV
- a CDS encoding MaoC family dehydratase; the encoded protein is MSIEQPLYFEDFTVGRRFTTRGVTLTEADIIDFAFKYDPQPFHIDKVAAEQSPYGGLIASGFHTLSVCFRMAIQAEVFTACSMGSPGLDELRWLQPVRPGDTLCTEFEVVHAEPSQSRSSRGRVRIAYTMKNQRGETVMTVTANQILRTRKGAESAQGSTA
- a CDS encoding SLC13 family permease, which translates into the protein MTSQQLMLFAILLGALVLFAWGRWRYDVIAVGALMASVLLGIVPEGKAFDGFGHPAVITVAAVLVLSRSLHNSGLIEWVTRVLRPATARPTTHIMALSSLTSTCSAFMNNVGAMALVLPVALQSAHRAGRAASQILMPLSFASLLGGLVTLIGTPPNIIIASYRSQELGTAFGMFDFTPVGLGVAVAGILFVSLVGWRLLPTERQGQTEGTKSLFQVEDYITEVRLPEDSPYVGRRLVDLETAAQGDIAIVALIRRKDRMLAPSGYLRLQSGDILLVEGDTNALERVVKQAGMVMVGEAELSAENLRSERVGMVEAVVTPGSRLEGRTARSLRLHTRYGLNLLGVARQGQPITERLGSVRLVAGDVLLLQGERESMPEAFQALGCLPLAERELPLGRRQASPGAPIVFAGAIGLVAFGVLPAHIAFVLAVLVQVLLGELSVREIYEAVEWPIIVLLGAMLPVGQALETTGGTGVIADPILSMAGTIPDWSILALLMITTMLLSDIMNNAATAVLMGPIGVTVAQGLGASVDPFLMGVAIAASSTYLTPIGHQSNLLVMGPGGYKFGDYWRMGLPLDAIILLVSVPMILWVWPL
- a CDS encoding DUF1127 domain-containing protein, with the protein product MSRKALTFTVTIPMPAIGDLVPLVRALPTRIWRALLVYQERASSRAALRTMDDRLRRDMGICYEDALREAYKPFWRP
- a CDS encoding ISAs1 family transposase; translated protein: MDQAPPXDSLRLLLQHFSRVEDPRDPWRVRFQLSELLFLVTSATIAGCDDYDEIVAWGDSHVAFLRQHGEFYFGVPKEDWLRTVMNRIDPALFEAAFMAWVADLRPDGPEVVALDGKTLRRSHDTNAAQAALHLVSAWASNERLVLAQEAVPDKANETAAIRAILGRLPVNGALVTVDAIGATPAVAAAIQEAGADYVVALKANQPSLHAEADLFFTDPASAGLPSLEVVDKDHGRLETRTYRVCHDIAWLGGNRRYPGEPRFPGLACLIQTTTRSEKAGHVSEQIRYYLSSAKLTPERAAQAIRGHWGIESLHWVLDVTFKEDLSRLRRGHGAKNMALVRRFAFNILRRGKDKNSLKTARKIAGWNTDYLQKILTSAAR
- a CDS encoding PhzF family phenazine biosynthesis protein; translated protein: MTVPFYQVDAFAPARFQGNPAAVMVLETWLGDAHLQAIAAENNLAETAFLVPSEGHAADYELRWFTPTVEVDLCGHATLASGFVVLTHLVSGRDTVTFSSRSGLLSVRRTGDLYTLDFPVNPPEPANEHRAAMAVALGSRPETVLRAGGFWLAVFDHEAAVAGLVPDMAATAALGGVGVIASAPGEYVDIVSRFFAPQSGIDEDPVTGSAHTVLTPYWAERLDKGNLQARQISARGGTLSCRRNGDRVAIGGRCELVIAGHFHV
- a CDS encoding GNAT family N-acetyltransferase; protein product: MTARRARAEDAEWMAVSDRDPDVAPWVSGDDATGHRTRIASDKSLILVLEDGSTPVGYALITDLDDPHDNRQIQRLVVAKRGQGYGRMLLDAAVGACFGPLGAHRCWLDALSDNARALALYRAYGFIEEGTRREGYIKDGRYRDLVVLSLLPADCPATAWRTLTLD
- a CDS encoding GNAT family N-acetyltransferase; this encodes MSRPVEIRRAVQAPEYEAARRLLREYEAEIGADLCFQHFAAELAELPTRYAGPAAGLWLAWGGALPLGCIALSPAGPEAPQTGELKRLYVRPEAQGTGLGRALSETAITAARTAGYADLRLETLDRLVAARRLYEALGFAEVADFTMDGRAPGTRFLARRLSAADHSARSPHSVRAQFG
- a CDS encoding DksA/TraR family C4-type zinc finger protein, translating into MAGGWTRDGAVQDQIDDSIADAVTSARAQLPDGPGELYCVECDEEIPAVRREALPGVTTCVACQEAIDRRSVPGGGINRRGSKDSQLK